A window of Cystobacter fuscus DSM 2262 genomic DNA:
AGGAGCGGGGCAGGGTGGTGGAGGATCTGCGCGCGGTGGCGCCCACTGCCGCGGTGGAGTTGCAGGCGACGGGCCTGCGCTCGCTGGGACGCGGGGTGGCGTTCGAGATGGCCTCGCCGCCATTGAATTCCTTGCACGCGGAGCTGGCCCGGCGGTGGGCGCATTGGCTGACGCCCCAGGATCGGCAGGGATTCCGCCCGCACGTGACGGTGCAGAACAAGGTCACCCCAGAGGAGGCCCGCGTGTTGAAGGCATTGCTGACGGCGGACTTCTCGCCCTTCACGGTACGAGGCGAGGGCTTCCAATTGTGGCGCTACCTGAACGGCCCCTGGGCCTTGGAGGCAGAGGTCGCGTTCAGTCCCTCTCTTGGAGGGTGTTGAAGTGGAGCAGTCAGGCGAGGCGCCGGAGCATGAGGTCAATCATTCCGAGATGGATGAAGGCTTCAGACGAGGATTCCTTCGCTCGTAGTCCTTGAATAGGTAGCGATGCCGGTTCAGCCAGCCAAACGTTCTCTCTCCAAGTGAAGAGCCGAACCTCCATATACCCTCGCAAGCCAAGAGGGTGTTTCTTGATGGGCACACTCAGTTGATATGCGTGCGCGGAAGAACAACGACTACCCCGCGATTCACGGGATTCCTTGCATGGGGCTGCCGCAGTGCCGAGCCTTTGGCTGTCACATGTCAATGCAGGAGCATTCCCGATATGAATTGTCTTGGTCGCGCTGTTCGCCGCACAGCATTGAGCCGGTTTTTCCCTCTCTTCTTCGCCGCGGTGGTGTTGCTTCTCGGGGCGTGTGGTTTCGCGACAGACACAGTCGCGGTTGGAGAGGACGAGCCTGATTTACTGGCGGTTATTGAAAGCGAATACCTGGTAGGTGACTGGAA
This region includes:
- a CDS encoding 2'-5' RNA ligase family protein; its protein translation is MEPLIVTLKLDADTFARFDRLRREHFPAKLNHLSAHLTLFHHLPGEERGRVVEDLRAVAPTAAVELQATGLRSLGRGVAFEMASPPLNSLHAELARRWAHWLTPQDRQGFRPHVTVQNKVTPEEARVLKALLTADFSPFTVRGEGFQLWRYLNGPWALEAEVAFSPSLGGC